ATGACGCGACACCTCAGCAGCCTTTCCTTCATGGAGAATTTCTCCAGCAAGCTCGAGCTGGCGTTGAACAATTTGAGCATGGCGCAGTTCCCGCCGGATGCGCGGCGCACTATGCGCAAGTTCACATCTACCGAAGTCGCTCAGCTTTTAGATGTCACCGAAGCCTACATCCGGCAGGTTGCCGCAAAGGAGCAGGGCCCTTCCCCCGAAATCTCCAACGGTCGCCGGCTCTATACCCTAGAGCAGGTCCTCGAACTGCGGATGGCGCTCGCCGCCAACGGCCGCAAGAAGTGGATGAATCCGCGCCGTTCAGGCAACGAACAGTGCCAGATTATCGCAGTCACCAATTTCAAGGGCGGATCCAGCAAGACGTCCACCACCATCCATCTTGGACATTACCTGGCTTTACGCGGTTACCGCGTTCTCGCCGTTGATCTTGACCCGCAGGCGTCCCTGACAGCTCTGCATGGCAACCTCCCGAACTTCGACTACAGAGGCGGGGATACCCTCTATTCGGCGATTCGTTTCGAGGATCCGGTTCCAACAAAGTCGATCGTTCACCAAACGCATATCGCCGGCTTCGACGTGATCTGCGCCGGCCTCGAACTCACCGAATTTGAAACGGCCGTCGCGCTGGAGATGCGACGGGCCGGAGGGACAGGCTTCCTGCTTCGCGTTTCCCAGGCCCTCGAACAGGTGGCGGACGACTACGATTTCATTCTGATGGATTCGGCGCCATCTTTGAACTTCTTGACGCTGTCATCCCTCACTGCCGCGACAGGCGTCGTCATCCCTGTTCCGGCGCACATGCTTGACGTGGACTCGACCGCCAAATTCCTCGAGCTCGCTGCATCATATATGCAGATCCTCGATGAGGTAGGCACATCGGCTCAATGGGATTTCGCAAAGTTCCTCATCACGAAATTCGAACCCAACGACCATCCCCAGGCGAATATGTCAGCCCTCATGCGGCAGGTGTTTGGTGAAGACCTGCTGTTGAACTCTGTCATTAAGTCAACTGCGGTCGCAGACGCCCTAACCTGGAAGCAAAGTCTGTACGAAGTGCAGCGGGCGCGCTTCTCCGCTCCCAAGACCTATGACCGCGCCATCGAGTCCATCAATGCGGCCAACGCCGAACTGGAAAGCCTATTCTGGAAGGCATGGGGGAGAGAATGAGCCGCAAGGACTCGAAGGGCCTGTTTGCTAACGTCCTGGGTCAGCTCGAGAGCTCGCCCGAGAGGGGAGGGGGGCAGAGAACGACGTCCCCACATCTTCTGAAAGTGGCGGCTGGGGTCAGGCAGATCCAGGAGCGCAGCGAATTCGCTGAGCGGCTGCTGAAGGATGGCGGTCAGATCATCGAGATCGACCCAGACGATGTACTGGATTCTGCAATTCCGGATCGCTTCGCGTCGGCATACGATGCGGCGAACCTCTCCGAACTCATGCAGTCGATGGGAGAGCACGGGCAGAGTACACCCGGGCTTGTGCGCTCAGTGCAAGGCGCCGCGAAACCGTTTCAGATCGTTTTCGGTCGCCGTCGCCTCGCAGCCGCCAAACTCTTGGGCGTCAAGTTCAAGGCGATTGCGCGGGATCTCAGTGATGAGGATGCGGTCGTTCTTCAAGGCGAGGAGAATAGCAACCGCAATGATCTCTCCTTCATAGAGCGTTGCCTTTTCGCGCATTCGCAAGAGGAGGCCGGTTTCGGTCGCGACGTGATCTGCAAATCACTGAGCACTGGCAAATCGCATATTTCGGAAATGATCCGGCTCGCCAACGCGTTGCCGCGAGAGATTGTCCTGGAGATTGGCCCGGCCCCAGAGATCGGCCGCCGGCGCTGGCTAGACTTGGAGGCCCGATGGGCGGCACATGCGGCCCCGCTTCAGGCGGCCCAGGAAGCGCTTGGCCGAGCCGAAACTCTAAGCGGAGGACGCGCCGCCCGATTTAACGCCGTTTTTGACGTGCTCGGCGCGGAGCAAGACCCCACCCCAGCGACCGTAGACGCCACACAGCTCGTAGCCCACGGCCTTGTTTTGGGGCAGGTGAGCCACGCCAAATCCGGCTCCAAACTCGCTTTCAACAAATCCGTACCGGCTGGGTTCGTCGACTTCGTAGCGGCGCAGATTGAGACGCTGCACGATCAGTTCGTGCAGCGAAAGAAACAGTAGTTCACAGACTTGGAACTAGGAGGATAACCGCAAAAGAAAAAGGCCCCCAAACGTTGCCGTCGTGGAAGCCTTCCTCTGATGTAGCGATCTGAGAATCGCATTTCCACGAATCCCCGTCAAGAGTCTTTGGCACCGTTTTTGGTGAGCGGACTTCTTTTGCCTCTTGAAAGGTGAAGGAAATGCAGGTTGGAAATGTGACGACGCCCTTTGGGCGGCGGCCGGTTTCGCTTGCCCAAATCAGAGGGCAAATGCGGACGGCCGAAATCAGACCCGGTAAGGCAGCCGACAAATGGAAGGTGTTCCGTGACGCTTGCGAGGCGAGGGCTGTTCTCGGCATCCAGGACCGCGCTCTGGCGGTCCTCGATGCGCTGTTGACGTTCTACCCGGACAACGAGCTTTGCGAGGAGCGAGGCCTCGTCGTCTTTCCGTCGAACGACCAGCTCTCAGTACGCGCGCACGGCATCGCCGGCGCGACGCTGCGCCGGCATCTCGCCGCGCTCGTCGACGCTGGCCTGATCCAGCGCAAGGACAGCGCCAACGGCAAACGTTACGCCCGCAAGAACGAGACCGGTGCGATCGAGGAGGCGTTCGGCTTCAGCCTGGCGCCGCTACTGGCTCGCGCCGAGGAACTGGCGCACGCCGCACAACAGGTTGCCGCAGAGCGCAAGCGCTTCCGCATCACCAAGGAAGCGTTGTCAATCTGCCGGCGCGACGTCCGCAAGCTGATCAGCGCGGCGATGGAGGAGGGGGCTGCCGGCGACTGGGGACGCATCGAGGAGATATTCCTCGGCCTGACCGGGCGCATCCCCCGCACGCCGACGATCGCGGATCTACAGCAAATCCTCGAGGAAATGGAGATGCTCCGCGAGGAAATCATCAACCGGCTGGAAACTCAGGAAAATTCCCAGAATATGAGCAGCAATGCTGTTCAAAACGAACGCCACATACAGAATTCAAATACCGAATCCAGCTATGAACTTGAACCTAGCTCTGGAAACGAGCAGGGGGCGGAGGCGAGCCAGACCAGCCGGCCGACGAGCGAGCCGATAAAGGCA
The Sinorhizobium chiapasense genome window above contains:
- the repA gene encoding plasmid partitioning protein RepA, which translates into the protein MTRHLSSLSFMENFSSKLELALNNLSMAQFPPDARRTMRKFTSTEVAQLLDVTEAYIRQVAAKEQGPSPEISNGRRLYTLEQVLELRMALAANGRKKWMNPRRSGNEQCQIIAVTNFKGGSSKTSTTIHLGHYLALRGYRVLAVDLDPQASLTALHGNLPNFDYRGGDTLYSAIRFEDPVPTKSIVHQTHIAGFDVICAGLELTEFETAVALEMRRAGGTGFLLRVSQALEQVADDYDFILMDSAPSLNFLTLSSLTAATGVVIPVPAHMLDVDSTAKFLELAASYMQILDEVGTSAQWDFAKFLITKFEPNDHPQANMSALMRQVFGEDLLLNSVIKSTAVADALTWKQSLYEVQRARFSAPKTYDRAIESINAANAELESLFWKAWGRE
- the repB gene encoding plasmid partitioning protein RepB → MSRKDSKGLFANVLGQLESSPERGGGQRTTSPHLLKVAAGVRQIQERSEFAERLLKDGGQIIEIDPDDVLDSAIPDRFASAYDAANLSELMQSMGEHGQSTPGLVRSVQGAAKPFQIVFGRRRLAAAKLLGVKFKAIARDLSDEDAVVLQGEENSNRNDLSFIERCLFAHSQEEAGFGRDVICKSLSTGKSHISEMIRLANALPREIVLEIGPAPEIGRRRWLDLEARWAAHAAPLQAAQEALGRAETLSGGRAARFNAVFDVLGAEQDPTPATVDATQLVAHGLVLGQVSHAKSGSKLAFNKSVPAGFVDFVAAQIETLHDQFVQRKKQ
- the repC gene encoding plasmid replication protein RepC gives rise to the protein MQVGNVTTPFGRRPVSLAQIRGQMRTAEIRPGKAADKWKVFRDACEARAVLGIQDRALAVLDALLTFYPDNELCEERGLVVFPSNDQLSVRAHGIAGATLRRHLAALVDAGLIQRKDSANGKRYARKNETGAIEEAFGFSLAPLLARAEELAHAAQQVAAERKRFRITKEALSICRRDVRKLISAAMEEGAAGDWGRIEEIFLGLTGRIPRTPTIADLQQILEEMEMLREEIINRLETQENSQNMSSNAVQNERHIQNSNTESSYELEPSSGNEQGAEASQTSRPTSEPIKAFPLGMVLKACPEINDYGPGGAVGSWRDLMSAAVVVRSMLGVSPSAYQDACEVMGQANAAVAVACILERAGHIKNAGGYLRDLTRKAARGEFSLGPMLMALMRANASAGRKAS